The Virgibacillus dokdonensis genome includes a window with the following:
- a CDS encoding TetR/AcrR family transcriptional regulator, translated as MTYNNLLDSMIAEAKRSKKQTEKQQKIIETAIQLFAEKGYANTSTNEIAKQAGVAEGLIFKHYGTKENVLRSVILPFFKSSLPGMAEEVFAEVLPAETTTFEEFLRAFLYNRIQFFSENKQILQVVMKEIIYNESLKKELLPYLANEIRYRFRKAIETFKTKQELKNIPTDDVVNILLSVLGGFIISRFVIVDVDRIHEYEVEQLIQFIMDGIRQNDH; from the coding sequence TTGACGTACAACAACTTATTGGATTCCATGATTGCAGAGGCGAAACGTTCTAAAAAACAGACAGAAAAGCAACAAAAGATTATAGAGACAGCAATTCAATTATTTGCTGAAAAAGGGTATGCGAACACGTCTACAAATGAAATTGCCAAACAAGCAGGGGTTGCAGAAGGTCTTATTTTTAAGCATTATGGAACGAAAGAGAATGTATTGCGTTCTGTCATCTTGCCATTCTTCAAATCATCCCTTCCTGGCATGGCAGAAGAAGTATTTGCTGAAGTCCTGCCAGCAGAAACAACGACGTTTGAAGAATTTTTACGTGCGTTTCTTTATAATAGAATTCAGTTCTTTTCTGAGAATAAACAAATTTTACAAGTGGTTATGAAAGAGATCATATACAATGAATCCTTAAAGAAAGAGTTGTTACCTTATTTGGCTAATGAAATTCGTTATCGTTTTAGAAAGGCGATTGAAACGTTTAAAACGAAGCAGGAACTGAAAAATATTCCAACAGATGATGTCGTCAATATACTGCTTTCTGTTTTAGGGGGATTTATCATCTCGCGTTTTGTTATTGTAGATGTAGATAGGATTCATGAATACGAAGTGGAGCAACTAATCCAATTCATTATGGATGGCATACGTCAAAATGACCATTAG
- a CDS encoding ABC transporter permease yields MRIKAIVRRIFKQMFRDKRTLALLLVAPLFILTLMHLLFNSEQVDPLLGIEGADDSFINKLEAKNIEVQKYTNVKNAHATVVDDELDGFLKMDDEKQQLTLLNSDPTISRTLEMNIKQITSKMQIPDQMQKSLNQEDNTVAISYVYGNEDTVFFDRLGPLFIGFFVFFFVFLISGIGLLKERTTGTLERLMASPVKRGEIVAAYLIGFGIFALLQTIIVVFFAVNVLQMVLIGSIWNVLLINLMLALVALSLGILLSAFAESEFQMMQFIPIVVIPQIFFSGIIPLEGMADWLQVLAKLMPLYYAGDALQSVMYEGLGLADITGDLYVLLLFAFVLIILNLIGLKKYRKL; encoded by the coding sequence ATGAGGATAAAGGCGATTGTGCGACGTATTTTTAAGCAGATGTTTCGAGATAAACGAACATTAGCATTATTATTGGTTGCCCCTCTATTCATATTGACCCTCATGCATTTGTTATTTAACAGCGAACAAGTAGATCCGCTTTTAGGTATAGAGGGTGCAGATGATAGTTTTATTAATAAGTTAGAAGCAAAAAATATAGAGGTGCAGAAATATACAAATGTTAAAAATGCCCATGCTACAGTAGTTGACGATGAATTGGACGGATTTTTAAAAATGGATGATGAAAAACAGCAACTTACGCTATTAAATAGTGATCCAACGATTTCGCGAACGCTTGAAATGAACATAAAGCAAATAACAAGTAAGATGCAAATTCCTGATCAGATGCAAAAAAGTTTAAACCAAGAGGACAATACAGTTGCCATTTCATATGTCTATGGAAATGAAGATACCGTGTTTTTTGATCGGTTAGGTCCGTTATTTATCGGCTTTTTTGTGTTTTTCTTCGTGTTCCTTATTTCGGGTATTGGTTTATTGAAGGAACGAACGACTGGAACATTAGAACGATTAATGGCTTCTCCTGTTAAAAGAGGGGAAATTGTTGCTGCATATTTAATCGGTTTTGGCATATTTGCTTTATTGCAAACGATTATTGTAGTTTTCTTTGCTGTGAATGTACTTCAAATGGTTTTAATCGGCTCGATTTGGAATGTGCTTCTCATCAATTTGATGTTAGCTTTAGTTGCCTTATCTTTAGGCATCTTACTATCTGCCTTTGCTGAATCGGAGTTTCAAATGATGCAGTTTATTCCAATCGTTGTGATTCCACAAATTTTCTTTTCGGGGATTATTCCACTGGAAGGCATGGCAGATTGGCTACAAGTATTAGCAAAATTAATGCCGCTTTATTACGCTGGAGATGCGTTACAGAGCGTAATGTATGAAGGCTTAGGGCTAGCTGATATAACTGGGGATTTGTATGTGTTACTGTTATTTGCATTCGTACTCATTATCTTGAATTTAATTGGATTAAAGAAATACCGAAAATTGTAA
- a CDS encoding ABC transporter ATP-binding protein, with the protein MQHAVSVKNVSKRYRKNNVLRQVDLMIGEGSVYGLIGPSGAGKTTLVKMVVGMEVPDQGEIHVLGQSMPNLSLMQRIGYMAQSDALYFELTGRENLQFFGSLYQLKTQQLKERIKYVADLVNLEKDLSKKVSTYSGGMKRRLSLAIAFIQNPDVLILDEPTVGIDPALRLSIWNELLRLKNEEGKTIIVTTHVMDEAEKCDCIAMIREGAIITTGSPYALKKNYSANNLDDVFLKAGRM; encoded by the coding sequence TTGCAACATGCGGTGTCAGTTAAAAATGTTAGTAAGCGTTATCGGAAAAATAACGTGCTACGACAGGTAGATTTGATGATAGGGGAAGGGAGTGTCTATGGTTTAATTGGACCTTCAGGAGCTGGTAAGACAACCTTAGTCAAAATGGTGGTTGGAATGGAAGTTCCCGATCAAGGGGAGATTCATGTGCTCGGACAATCTATGCCGAACTTGTCTTTAATGCAAAGAATTGGTTATATGGCGCAATCGGATGCCTTGTACTTTGAGTTAACAGGAAGAGAAAACTTGCAATTTTTTGGTTCGCTTTATCAATTGAAAACCCAGCAGCTGAAAGAAAGGATAAAGTATGTGGCGGATTTGGTGAATCTAGAAAAAGATTTGTCCAAAAAAGTCTCTACCTATTCTGGTGGGATGAAACGCCGACTATCGCTTGCTATTGCCTTCATTCAAAATCCTGATGTTCTTATTTTAGATGAACCAACTGTTGGCATTGATCCTGCATTACGGCTTAGCATTTGGAATGAATTGTTACGCCTAAAAAACGAAGAAGGAAAGACCATTATCGTGACAACGCATGTCATGGATGAAGCGGAAAAATGTGATTGTATTGCAATGATTAGGGAGGGAGCCATTATTACAACAGGTTCTCCATATGCATTAAAAAAGAATTATAGTGCAAATAATTTAGATGACGTGTTTTTGAAAGCGGGGCGAATGTAG
- a CDS encoding acetoin reductase: MEKVAVVTGSAEGLGKGIAHRLCKDGFKVVVHDINEPMLNQTVKEFKEEGFDVHGVVGNVAKREDQFNVVKETVAHFGRLDVFINNAGVDAITPFLQVEEEELNRSFQINVNGTVFGTQAAAEQFIKQETKGKVINACSIAGHESYEMLSTYSATKHAVRSFTHSSAKELAKHQITVNAYCPGIAKTRMWDRIDEEMVKHSDNLKPGEAFEQYSSAIALQRYQTPEDVANLVSFLASDDADYITGQTILTDGGLVYR; the protein is encoded by the coding sequence ATGGAAAAAGTAGCCGTAGTTACAGGATCCGCAGAAGGCTTAGGAAAAGGGATTGCTCATCGTTTATGTAAAGATGGGTTTAAAGTAGTCGTTCATGACATTAATGAACCAATGCTAAACCAAACAGTAAAAGAGTTTAAAGAAGAAGGTTTTGACGTCCATGGCGTTGTTGGTAATGTTGCCAAACGAGAAGACCAGTTTAATGTAGTGAAAGAAACAGTAGCACATTTCGGTCGTTTAGATGTATTCATAAATAACGCTGGCGTTGACGCAATTACACCTTTCTTACAAGTTGAAGAAGAAGAGCTAAATCGCTCATTCCAAATCAATGTAAATGGTACTGTATTCGGTACACAAGCTGCTGCCGAACAATTTATAAAACAGGAAACAAAAGGGAAAGTAATTAACGCATGTAGCATTGCTGGCCATGAATCATATGAAATGCTAAGTACTTATTCCGCTACAAAGCATGCTGTAAGATCTTTTACCCATTCATCAGCCAAAGAGTTAGCTAAACACCAAATCACAGTGAATGCATACTGCCCTGGTATAGCAAAAACAAGAATGTGGGATAGAATTGATGAAGAAATGGTAAAACATAGCGATAACTTAAAACCAGGTGAAGCTTTTGAACAATATTCTTCTGCTATCGCTTTACAACGTTATCAAACTCCAGAAGATGTTGCTAACTTAGTTTCATTCCTAGCTTCCGATGATGCAGATTACATTACAGGTCAAACGATTCTAACGGATGGTGGCCTTGTTTATAGATAA
- a CDS encoding ABC transporter permease produces the protein MSTFRTMLKTELKLSLRGMDMFIFAICMPLIVLVILGIIYEDNPAFHGADYTFLQQSFGALVTISILAGGVMGLPLVISEYRSKKILKRFKVTPVTPVMILFVQLVIYALYAVASLLLLYLVAVLFFNFQLVGSWFYFLGGYFLVMLSIFSIGMMVGGLAPNTKTASVLAILLYFPMLIFSGATLPYEVMPEALQRVADIMPMTQGIKLIKAASLGMEMDHVLLPIMVMAIVAVICTVLSIKFFKWE, from the coding sequence ATGAGTACCTTTAGAACTATGCTTAAAACAGAATTAAAACTTTCGCTAAGAGGAATGGATATGTTCATTTTTGCTATTTGTATGCCGCTAATCGTGTTAGTCATCCTAGGTATTATCTATGAAGACAACCCTGCTTTTCATGGAGCAGATTATACTTTTTTACAGCAGTCCTTTGGAGCGCTTGTTACCATTTCCATTTTGGCTGGTGGAGTCATGGGTCTTCCATTAGTAATATCTGAATACCGCAGTAAAAAAATACTGAAACGTTTTAAAGTAACCCCCGTTACACCTGTGATGATTCTGTTCGTACAATTAGTCATTTATGCATTATATGCCGTCGCGTCACTTCTGCTTCTTTATCTTGTTGCCGTATTATTTTTCAATTTCCAATTGGTAGGATCGTGGTTTTATTTTTTGGGTGGTTATTTTTTAGTTATGCTATCTATTTTTAGTATCGGCATGATGGTTGGTGGTCTCGCACCTAATACAAAAACAGCTAGTGTATTAGCCATTTTATTGTATTTTCCTATGCTTATTTTTTCGGGTGCAACATTGCCTTATGAAGTTATGCCAGAGGCACTTCAAAGAGTGGCTGATATAATGCCGATGACGCAGGGTATTAAGCTAATAAAAGCGGCCTCTCTTGGAATGGAAATGGACCATGTATTACTTCCAATCATGGTAATGGCGATTGTTGCAGTAATATGTACAGTGCTTTCTATCAAATTTTTTAAGTGGGAATAA
- a CDS encoding ABC transporter ATP-binding protein, protein MSMQDVIRVEHLSKSFNGLPVIKNLSLSIKRGAVFGLLGANGAGKSTTIECMLGTKKADSGRVTILGKNPWKERKQLFQRVGVQFQEAHYQEKITVQELCEVTQSFYKKTDNYKKLLEQFGIFDKRKNLVSKLSGGQRQRLFIVLALIPQPEVVFLDELTTGLDERARRDVWKILTSLKKKGLTIFLTSHFMDEVENLCDGICILRKGQMVFHGTVEDAIASSPFDKFEDTYLWYTEEEMGNEYL, encoded by the coding sequence ATGTCTATGCAAGACGTTATTCGTGTGGAGCACCTATCGAAGTCTTTTAATGGGCTACCAGTAATAAAAAATTTGAGTCTTTCCATAAAAAGGGGAGCGGTATTTGGCTTACTTGGTGCAAATGGTGCGGGAAAAAGCACAACGATTGAATGTATGCTAGGTACCAAAAAAGCAGATAGTGGAAGAGTTACTATTTTAGGGAAAAACCCATGGAAAGAAAGAAAACAATTGTTTCAAAGAGTAGGGGTGCAATTTCAGGAAGCACATTATCAAGAAAAAATAACAGTCCAAGAATTATGCGAAGTAACGCAATCTTTTTATAAGAAAACGGATAATTATAAAAAATTATTGGAGCAATTTGGTATTTTTGATAAGCGTAAAAATCTTGTTAGCAAGCTTTCGGGAGGGCAGCGTCAAAGGCTATTCATTGTTCTTGCTCTTATCCCTCAACCAGAAGTTGTTTTTTTGGATGAATTAACAACTGGGCTTGATGAAAGAGCAAGACGAGATGTATGGAAAATTCTTACTAGTTTAAAGAAAAAGGGGCTAACCATTTTCTTAACCTCACATTTTATGGATGAAGTGGAAAATCTCTGTGATGGCATTTGCATTTTGAGGAAAGGGCAGATGGTGTTTCATGGAACAGTTGAAGACGCTATAGCTTCAAGTCCTTTTGATAAATTTGAAGATACTTATTTATGGTATACAGAGGAGGAAATGGGAAATGAGTACCTTTAG